In Phalacrocorax aristotelis chromosome 6, bGulAri2.1, whole genome shotgun sequence, one DNA window encodes the following:
- the SLC35A3 gene encoding UDP-N-acetylglucosamine transporter isoform X1, with protein sequence MYPTRISNKLKNKRKGKEEESQEMSTNLKYLSLGILVFQTTSLVLTMRYSRTLKEEGPRYLSSTAVVIAELLKILACVLLVYKDSKCNLRTLNRVLHDEILNKPMETLKLAIPSGIYTLQNNLLYVALSNLDAATYQVTYQLKILTTALFSVSMLSKKLGVYQWLSLVLLMTGVAFVQWPSDSQATAAKEHSAGSQFVGLIAVLIACFSSGFAGVYFEKILKETKQSVWIRNIQLGFFGSIFGLMGVYIYDGEQLSKNGFFQGYNKLTWIVVVLQALGGLVIAAVIKYADNILKGFATSLSIILSTLISYFWLQDFVPTSVFFFGAVLVIAATFLYGYDPKPAGNPIKA encoded by the exons ATGTATCCAACAAGAATTAgtaacaaactgaaaaacaaaagaaagggcaag gaagaagaaagtcaAGAAATGTCTACCAATCTAAAATACCTTTCCTTGGGCATCCTGGTTTTCCAGACCACGAGTTTAGTCTTGACCATGCGTTATTCTCGGACACTGAAAGAAGAAGGGCCTCGTTACTTATCCTCTACTGCAGTAGTTATTGCTGAACTACTGAAGATTTTGGCCTGTGTTCTATTGGTCTACAAAGACAGCA AGTGCAATTTACGGACTCTGAACAGAGTGCTACATGACGAAATCCTTAATAAACCCATGGAAACTCTTAAACTTGCTATTCCGTCAGGAATTTATACTCTTCAGAACAACTTGCTGTATGTAGCATTGTCAAACCTAGACGCAGCCACATACCAG GTTACGTATCAACTGAAAATTCTTACCACAGCATTGTTTTCTGTGTCCATGTTGAGCAAGAAGTTGGGTGTATACCAGTGGCTGTCATTAGTACTACTGATGACAGGAGTGGCGTTTGTGCAG TGGCCTTCAGACTCTCAAGCGACAGCTGCTAAGGAACATTCAGCAGGATCTCAGTTTGTAGGCCTGATCGCAGTTCTTATAGCGTGCTTTTCTAGCGGATTTGCTGgggtttattttgaaaaaatattaaaggaaacGAAGCAGTCTGTGTGGATCAGAAACATTCAGCTTG GATTTTTTGGTAGCATATTCGGACTGATGGGTGTGTACATTTATGATGGAGAACAACTGTCAAAGAATGGATTTTTCCAAGGATACAATAAACTGACTTGGATAGTTGTTGTTTTACAG GCACTTGGAGGGCTGGTGATTGCTGCCGTTATAAAATACGCGGACAACATTTTAAAGGGATTTGCAACTTCTCTCTCTATTATACTGTCAACATTGATCTCCTATTTCTGGCTGCAAGATTTCGTCCCTACAAG TGTCTTTTTCTTCGGAGCCGTCCTTGTAATAGCAGCTACTTTCCTATACGGTTATGATCCCAAACCTGCAGGAAACCCCATTAAGGCATAG
- the SLC35A3 gene encoding UDP-N-acetylglucosamine transporter isoform X2, with protein MSTNLKYLSLGILVFQTTSLVLTMRYSRTLKEEGPRYLSSTAVVIAELLKILACVLLVYKDSKCNLRTLNRVLHDEILNKPMETLKLAIPSGIYTLQNNLLYVALSNLDAATYQVTYQLKILTTALFSVSMLSKKLGVYQWLSLVLLMTGVAFVQWPSDSQATAAKEHSAGSQFVGLIAVLIACFSSGFAGVYFEKILKETKQSVWIRNIQLGFFGSIFGLMGVYIYDGEQLSKNGFFQGYNKLTWIVVVLQALGGLVIAAVIKYADNILKGFATSLSIILSTLISYFWLQDFVPTSVFFFGAVLVIAATFLYGYDPKPAGNPIKA; from the exons ATGTCTACCAATCTAAAATACCTTTCCTTGGGCATCCTGGTTTTCCAGACCACGAGTTTAGTCTTGACCATGCGTTATTCTCGGACACTGAAAGAAGAAGGGCCTCGTTACTTATCCTCTACTGCAGTAGTTATTGCTGAACTACTGAAGATTTTGGCCTGTGTTCTATTGGTCTACAAAGACAGCA AGTGCAATTTACGGACTCTGAACAGAGTGCTACATGACGAAATCCTTAATAAACCCATGGAAACTCTTAAACTTGCTATTCCGTCAGGAATTTATACTCTTCAGAACAACTTGCTGTATGTAGCATTGTCAAACCTAGACGCAGCCACATACCAG GTTACGTATCAACTGAAAATTCTTACCACAGCATTGTTTTCTGTGTCCATGTTGAGCAAGAAGTTGGGTGTATACCAGTGGCTGTCATTAGTACTACTGATGACAGGAGTGGCGTTTGTGCAG TGGCCTTCAGACTCTCAAGCGACAGCTGCTAAGGAACATTCAGCAGGATCTCAGTTTGTAGGCCTGATCGCAGTTCTTATAGCGTGCTTTTCTAGCGGATTTGCTGgggtttattttgaaaaaatattaaaggaaacGAAGCAGTCTGTGTGGATCAGAAACATTCAGCTTG GATTTTTTGGTAGCATATTCGGACTGATGGGTGTGTACATTTATGATGGAGAACAACTGTCAAAGAATGGATTTTTCCAAGGATACAATAAACTGACTTGGATAGTTGTTGTTTTACAG GCACTTGGAGGGCTGGTGATTGCTGCCGTTATAAAATACGCGGACAACATTTTAAAGGGATTTGCAACTTCTCTCTCTATTATACTGTCAACATTGATCTCCTATTTCTGGCTGCAAGATTTCGTCCCTACAAG TGTCTTTTTCTTCGGAGCCGTCCTTGTAATAGCAGCTACTTTCCTATACGGTTATGATCCCAAACCTGCAGGAAACCCCATTAAGGCATAG